The nucleotide window AGCGTTTTAgtgctttttttaaatttattaacccTTGCCACCACCTTTAGTGCCCATACATacgtatatatgtatgtatgtgtatgtacGTATGTGCAGGTTTTGcttcacgatgttttccttcaccgtaagagcgCGTCCGTCGGATACTAAactaaatgtatgtatgtatatgtatcaaatttcaggCATTGGAATTAATATTGCCATGTTCTAGCTTTCCGTTTCTACTTTTGTCAATGATTGGAAAATGATATTGGTGTCATGACACCACTGACGCTTGAACTTGTACATtacaatcaatttttttaggaATGATATACATTGGttataaaaacagttttaatgaaatcCTATAGGACCAAATAAATCTTCGGTAATACAGCAATAGATGAAATCAAGATTTGcacattttttacactactTGCTCAATGTCAACATTCTGTCATTCATATGTCAACCTTAGCGTTTAGAGTCAAATTATGattgaaataacaaaacataaaacattgttttgtttatattattaattcttattttaacaGTGCGATGGATTCTCATTGGactgatgaaaataaaattgacggTATATACAATGATCAAGAAAGAAACAAACCGataaacatttacaatgtACTTAACACAAAGACTCCAGAAAATTACGTTTTTGAAGGTAAAACTAAATTCTAAACTGTGCTatctatactttttattaacccGTAAAGTTTGTGatagcttttaatttttttttgtatgtgcATTTAATCTGTAGGATATGTATGTTCATTTAACACCAACTTAATATTTTCCGGTGTTCAGAAGAATTAGAAAACAATGTCAGTTGTGATCAAGACTTCCAGAGTGGACCTAATTTAGAGTTCATACAACAAATGTTACATCTGGCAAGTACATTACACTTGTATATTAGTATACAGCATAGTATATTAGTTCTGGtgattaaataatgtatatatgGCCGCAGCTCATAGACATTCACATTTGCAGGTGCATTGGCTTCATATAGCAAATATTGTATGACCttctactttaattatttcataactcAATTATAGTAGATTtgaatataatgtttaaatataaatgctaTGTAAAAGCAATTTCTTTATCTCTGATATTCCAGGTGAAAGGTGGAAATACACACACAGAAATTTCACAAGACACAGATGTAATAGAAATAAGCAAATTTACAAATGTTGCTCAAAAGAATAATACTCAAGCAAATGCAAATGTTACTAAAGATAGTAATGACATCGAaaagttgttaaataaaaaaaagcagagAAATGTTACCATCGAATCAATTTTAGAGGGCATTTCTAATGAATGTAATTTGATGAGTCTTGAGgataatgaaattgaatataaaaatgaacagcatgttaaactattaaaaccggaagattttgttttaaaatctgaATCTAGTCCAGAAGTATTGGAAGCAAATAACAAATGTGATATATCCGTAAAAGGTTTGATTACAGAAGCCAGTGCTTTTGTATTCAAGAAAAAGTCTCCCGAGTTAACTATAAGAGATAGTAATGATAGTCCCAAGTCTGAACCAAAGAGTGATGCTTATCAACCATCATCTATGGCAGAGTTATATTATAAGAAGTACTTGGaaagaagtaaatttaaagaaaaaatgcaACAATTAACTGAAGAAACttacgaaaaaataaaagcaaacaatggtaagattttttttaaatattcacatgTAAACTTAAACTAGATGATTCTGCTTACCTTTTCACCTTGATTACAATCCGTCTGATTTCGTTGATATAGTATTAAAGATTGCTAGTTACGGTAAATGAACTATACTTTATGA belongs to Papilio machaon chromosome 10, ilPapMach1.1, whole genome shotgun sequence and includes:
- the LOC106713783 gene encoding uncharacterized protein LOC106713783 produces the protein MDSHWTDENKIDGIYNDQERNKPINIYNVLNTKTPENYVFEEELENNVSCDQDFQSGPNLEFIQQMLHLVKGGNTHTEISQDTDVIEISKFTNVAQKNNTQANANVTKDSNDIEKLLNKKKQRNVTIESILEGISNECNLMSLEDNEIEYKNEQHVKLLKPEDFVLKSESSPEVLEANNKCDISVKGLITEASAFVFKKKSPELTIRDSNDSPKSEPKSDAYQPSSMAELYYKKYLERSKFKEKMQQLTEETYEKIKANNDFEGVRLPCHRHMVVQDCIVCNIICRKLFK